One region of Peribacillus simplex genomic DNA includes:
- a CDS encoding DUF2639 domain-containing protein codes for MAYEYSKGWFIQQLKAAGINYHPIEKKKLELYKSYILRRLYEDLQKDKS; via the coding sequence ATGGCTTATGAATATTCTAAAGGATGGTTCATTCAGCAATTAAAAGCCGCAGGGATTAACTATCATCCAATCGAGAAAAAAAAGCTGGAGCTGTATAAATCATATATTCTAAGACGTTTATATGAAGACCTGCAAAAGGATAAATCATAA
- a CDS encoding undecaprenyldiphospho-muramoylpentapeptide beta-N-acetylglucosaminyltransferase — protein MEILTKKIVFTGGGSAGHVSVNAAIIPEFLKHDWDVTYIGSKKGIEKNIIETEFPEVRYETISVGKFRRYLSVENMKDPFRVIKGIFDARKILKKTKPDFIFSKGGFVSVPVVLAGRMLRIPIAIHESDYTPGLANKIAMPLASKIFTTFQETEKDLPKEKAMYLGAVLRDGIFTGNASAGKAFCGFTNNKPVLLVMGGSLGAVKINNLITDNLDALLKEYQIIHICGKGNVKNELKQRGYAPFEFVHEELFDLLAAADVVVSRAGSNSIFEFLGLQKPMLLIPLSANASRGDQILNASSFEKQGFCKVIQEEDLNEGIFHATLADLVNQSEGYQEKMRQKRPFKTAAEMYELLLEVMTAKK, from the coding sequence GTGGAAATATTGACTAAGAAAATAGTATTTACCGGAGGCGGTTCTGCCGGTCATGTATCTGTTAATGCAGCAATCATCCCGGAATTTTTGAAGCATGATTGGGATGTTACTTATATTGGTTCAAAAAAAGGCATTGAAAAAAATATCATCGAAACGGAATTTCCCGAGGTCCGTTATGAAACGATTTCCGTTGGGAAATTCCGACGTTACCTATCTGTTGAAAATATGAAAGACCCTTTCCGGGTCATAAAAGGGATTTTTGATGCACGAAAAATATTAAAAAAGACCAAACCTGATTTCATTTTTTCTAAAGGTGGTTTCGTTTCGGTTCCAGTCGTTTTGGCAGGCAGGATGCTGCGGATTCCGATTGCAATCCATGAATCGGATTATACCCCTGGTCTGGCTAATAAGATCGCGATGCCACTTGCATCGAAAATTTTCACTACCTTCCAAGAAACGGAAAAAGATCTTCCGAAAGAGAAGGCCATGTATCTTGGCGCTGTATTGCGCGATGGGATTTTTACAGGTAACGCTTCTGCTGGTAAAGCATTTTGTGGATTCACGAATAACAAACCGGTTTTACTCGTTATGGGCGGCAGCCTAGGAGCTGTAAAAATCAATAACTTGATTACAGATAACCTTGATGCCCTACTAAAGGAATACCAAATTATTCACATTTGTGGTAAGGGAAATGTGAAAAACGAATTGAAACAAAGGGGATATGCTCCCTTTGAATTCGTACATGAAGAATTATTCGATCTATTGGCTGCTGCTGATGTCGTCGTATCAAGGGCAGGTTCAAATTCAATATTTGAATTCCTAGGTTTACAAAAGCCTATGTTGCTTATCCCTCTAAGTGCCAATGCATCCCGTGGAGATCAAATCTTAAATGCTTCTAGCTTTGAAAAACAGGGATTTTGTAAAGTCATTCAAGAAGAGGATCTAAATGAGGGGATTTTTCATGCAACATTAGCGGATTTAGTGAATCAATCGGAAGGTTATCAGGAGAAAATGCGTCAAAAGCGCCCATTCAAAACGGCAGCGGAAATGTATGAATTATTACTTGAAGTAATGACTGCAAAAAAATAA
- a CDS encoding mechanosensitive ion channel family protein: MQEVSESLHQFDGIEAWTQLGISIGIFLIFLLLRKVFTKYIFKFFLRMAEKRKVEFAANLMLAIEQPVRLLIVLIGVIISMHYFPLDSPSTELRLKIYRSFFVFSFFWTIFNISSILTILFPKLVSKFGLEVDQIVMPFFTQIIKLIIIAFGASIIAEEWGFNVDGFVAGLGLGGLAFALAAKDTVSNFFGGIVIVTEKPFTIGDWIKTPSVEGTIEDITFRSTKVRTFAQALVTVPNATLSNEPIINWSKMGKRQIAFHLDVNVTTPKEKLEKIIRDIEKMLIDHSEVHPETILVKFDEFSHSGFNLYLYFFTNATDFGGYLSIKEDVNFKIMEILEQEDVQIAIPSQAFILQKDSNIEAMNDFESMRD; encoded by the coding sequence TTGCAAGAAGTTTCTGAATCTCTCCATCAATTTGATGGAATCGAAGCCTGGACCCAATTAGGAATTTCCATAGGTATTTTTCTAATCTTCCTTTTGCTTCGGAAAGTATTTACTAAATATATTTTCAAATTCTTTCTTCGAATGGCAGAAAAACGTAAAGTTGAATTTGCGGCAAACTTAATGCTCGCTATCGAACAGCCGGTAAGATTGCTTATCGTTTTGATTGGTGTTATTATTTCGATGCACTACTTCCCGCTTGACTCGCCTTCGACTGAATTAAGATTGAAAATATACAGATCATTTTTTGTCTTCTCATTCTTTTGGACGATTTTCAATATCAGTTCGATCTTAACTATTTTATTTCCGAAATTAGTAAGTAAATTTGGACTTGAAGTCGATCAAATCGTCATGCCGTTCTTTACGCAAATCATAAAGTTAATCATCATCGCTTTTGGTGCCTCCATTATTGCGGAGGAATGGGGTTTTAATGTCGATGGATTTGTTGCAGGGCTTGGTTTGGGTGGATTGGCTTTCGCTCTTGCCGCTAAAGATACCGTCAGCAATTTTTTCGGGGGTATCGTCATCGTCACCGAAAAACCTTTTACAATAGGAGATTGGATCAAAACTCCAAGTGTGGAGGGAACCATTGAAGACATCACATTCCGAAGCACCAAAGTTCGGACTTTCGCCCAAGCTTTAGTTACGGTTCCAAATGCGACCCTTTCGAATGAACCGATCATTAACTGGTCAAAGATGGGTAAAAGACAGATTGCCTTCCATTTGGATGTGAATGTTACAACGCCAAAAGAAAAATTGGAAAAAATCATTAGAGACATAGAAAAAATGCTGATTGATCATTCAGAAGTACATCCGGAAACGATTCTTGTTAAGTTTGATGAGTTTAGTCATTCCGGCTTCAACCTTTACCTCTATTTCTTCACGAATGCGACTGACTTTGGAGGATATTTATCAATAAAAGAAGATGTGAACTTTAAAATAATGGAGATATTAGAGCAGGAAGATGTGCAAATTGCCATCCCTTCCCAGGCTTTCATTCTTCAAAAAGATTCAAATATAGAAGCCATGAATGATTTTGAATCCATGCGCGACTGA
- a CDS encoding MATE family efflux transporter, with the protein MNQTYTESQKIRMLFYILIPILITQIGLYAMTFFDVMMSGQYSTQDVAGVSIGSSLWTPVYTGLSGILIALTPVVSQLVGSRQSKSVSYSVMQAIYLAVALALVILIIGAFSLNPILNAMDLEDNVHRVAHDYLIALSIGIIPLFVYNALRSFIDALGQTRISMIITLCALPINVIFNYLLIYGKFGFPELGGVGSGYATAITYWLIALVAIIVVVKINPFSTYKVFNEFFRVSWKEWRALLLIGVPIGLAIFFETSIFSAVTLLMSKYDTVTIASHQIAMNFASLLYMMPLSISMALTIVIGFEIGASRYKDAKEYSWIGISMALTMSLVLSTILFLFREPVASVYTKDHEVMMLTSHFLIYAIFFQISDALQAPIQGILRGYKDVNVTFAMSLVSYWILGLPIGYFFAQYTDMGAFGYWIGLISGLALGAIGLAARLRFIQQVKYKKMA; encoded by the coding sequence ATGAACCAGACTTATACTGAATCGCAAAAGATCCGTATGTTATTTTATATATTGATACCTATCCTGATAACTCAAATCGGCCTATATGCCATGACTTTTTTTGATGTAATGATGTCAGGGCAATACAGTACGCAGGACGTTGCCGGCGTCTCGATCGGCAGTTCGCTTTGGACACCCGTGTACACGGGGCTAAGCGGGATATTGATTGCCTTAACGCCGGTGGTTTCACAGCTCGTTGGTTCCAGGCAGTCCAAATCCGTTTCCTATTCTGTGATGCAGGCCATTTATTTAGCTGTCGCTTTAGCCTTGGTCATTTTAATCATTGGGGCGTTTTCATTGAATCCCATATTGAATGCCATGGATCTTGAAGATAATGTCCACCGGGTGGCGCATGATTATTTGATCGCCCTTTCTATCGGGATCATTCCTTTATTCGTTTATAATGCGTTGAGGTCATTCATAGATGCACTCGGGCAGACGAGGATCTCCATGATCATTACCTTGTGTGCACTTCCAATTAACGTCATATTTAATTACCTGTTAATATACGGGAAGTTTGGATTCCCGGAACTTGGAGGAGTCGGTTCCGGATACGCTACTGCCATTACTTATTGGTTAATTGCACTGGTTGCCATCATTGTAGTGGTGAAAATCAACCCATTTTCGACATATAAGGTTTTCAATGAATTTTTCCGGGTTTCCTGGAAAGAATGGCGTGCCCTATTATTGATTGGGGTGCCTATCGGTCTGGCCATCTTTTTTGAAACTAGCATTTTTTCGGCCGTTACCCTTTTGATGAGTAAGTATGATACCGTGACAATTGCTTCTCATCAGATTGCCATGAATTTTGCTTCACTGCTTTATATGATGCCGCTAAGTATATCCATGGCATTGACGATCGTCATTGGATTCGAAATTGGGGCATCCCGTTATAAAGATGCCAAAGAGTACAGCTGGATTGGCATCTCGATGGCATTGACGATGTCGCTCGTTTTGTCGACCATCCTATTCCTCTTCCGCGAACCTGTCGCCTCTGTTTACACTAAAGATCATGAGGTAATGATGCTGACATCACATTTTTTAATCTATGCCATCTTCTTTCAGATATCAGATGCCCTGCAGGCACCTATACAGGGTATATTGCGTGGATATAAAGATGTAAATGTCACGTTTGCGATGTCCCTTGTCTCATATTGGATTCTTGGGCTTCCCATTGGCTATTTCTTTGCACAGTATACGGATATGGGAGCCTTTGGGTATTGGATCGGCTTAATTTCCGGCTTGGCCCTCGGAGCGATAGGGTTGGCTGCTCGTTTAAGGTTCATACAGCAAGTAAAGTATAAAAAAATGGCATAA
- a CDS encoding SDR family oxidoreductase yields the protein MDEKVAFITGGATGIGKRMAISLADNGMSIIITYRKSNKAALALVDELQEKYNVKALAIQGDSSSEKDCRNILQLVLEAFGHVDIFIHNAGPYMHDRKPMTEYGSDEWKYIMDGNLNGFFYFAKELIPQMRSRRWGRVITLGFERCETAPGWIYRSAFAAAKSGLTSLTRTLAAEEAKNGITVNMVCPGDIIGDWKEEEIRVARGEKDDTVPVGRPGTGEDIARVITFLCDEKSDFITGSVIPVTGAKDVLGKLYKA from the coding sequence GTGGATGAAAAAGTAGCTTTTATTACTGGTGGAGCAACGGGAATCGGCAAAAGGATGGCAATTTCACTTGCGGATAATGGCATGTCCATTATCATTACTTATCGAAAAAGTAACAAGGCAGCCTTAGCATTAGTGGATGAATTGCAGGAAAAGTACAATGTAAAGGCACTTGCGATTCAAGGTGACTCGTCGAGTGAGAAAGATTGCCGAAATATTTTGCAGTTGGTCTTGGAGGCTTTTGGCCATGTTGATATCTTCATTCATAACGCAGGGCCTTATATGCATGATCGCAAGCCCATGACTGAATATGGCAGTGATGAATGGAAGTACATCATGGATGGAAATTTAAATGGTTTTTTCTATTTTGCCAAGGAGCTTATTCCACAAATGCGCAGTAGAAGATGGGGCAGAGTCATCACTTTAGGGTTTGAGAGGTGTGAAACTGCACCAGGCTGGATATATCGTTCTGCTTTTGCCGCTGCAAAGAGCGGGTTGACCTCCTTAACTAGAACTTTGGCTGCCGAAGAAGCTAAAAATGGGATCACCGTGAATATGGTCTGTCCTGGAGATATCATAGGTGATTGGAAAGAAGAGGAAATTAGGGTCGCAAGAGGAGAAAAGGATGATACGGTTCCAGTCGGAAGACCAGGTACAGGGGAGGATATAGCGAGGGTCATCACGTTCCTATGTGATGAAAAATCAGATTTCATTACCGGTAGCGTCATACCGGTAACAGGAGCTAAGGATGTTCTTGGGAAATTATATAAAGCCTAG
- a CDS encoding CAP domain-containing protein, whose product MKKKMFMSAAAAAAIIFTGVGVNQAEAANCDTVKQVTYQTMNKEDMQNVLNQYLTKYNFTLPAAQAQQTPVQTPVQEVGTTNQAKPEAKPEAKPEAKPEAPEVTPDKSTDKKAETSSELSAYEQEVVKLTNAEREKQGLAALKIDTKLSKVARIKSQDMKDKNYFDHNSPTYGSPFDMMKQFGISYTSAGENIAQGQQTPEEVVQAWMNSEGHRENIMNPSFTHIGVGYVASGNYWTQQFIGK is encoded by the coding sequence ATGAAAAAGAAAATGTTTATGTCAGCAGCAGCAGCTGCAGCTATTATATTCACAGGAGTAGGAGTTAACCAAGCAGAAGCAGCCAACTGTGATACTGTAAAACAAGTAACTTATCAAACTATGAATAAAGAGGATATGCAAAATGTCCTTAACCAATACTTAACTAAATACAATTTCACATTACCTGCAGCACAGGCACAACAAACACCAGTTCAAACACCAGTTCAAGAAGTTGGAACAACGAACCAAGCAAAACCTGAAGCAAAACCTGAAGCAAAACCTGAAGCAAAACCTGAAGCACCAGAAGTAACACCTGATAAATCTACTGATAAAAAAGCAGAGACAAGCTCTGAATTAAGTGCTTATGAACAAGAAGTTGTTAAATTAACGAATGCAGAACGTGAAAAACAAGGTTTGGCAGCACTTAAAATCGACACTAAGTTGAGCAAAGTTGCCCGTATCAAGTCTCAAGACATGAAAGATAAAAATTACTTTGATCACAATAGCCCAACTTACGGCTCACCATTCGATATGATGAAACAATTCGGAATCAGCTATACATCAGCTGGCGAAAACATCGCACAAGGTCAACAAACACCTGAAGAAGTGGTACAAGCTTGGATGAATAGCGAAGGACACCGTGAAAACATCATGAATCCTAGCTTTACTCATATTGGAGTAGGTTACGTAGCATCTGGTAACTACTGGACTCAACAATTCATCGGAAAATAA
- a CDS encoding FixH family protein, producing MKRIMLFCMALILLAGCGKEEEIPKMLNVDLAVDPIHGKVNEPVKFQAKVTYGDEEVTDADDVSFEIWLANSKDHEKIPAKHKENGIYELKKTFEEEGTYYVYAHVTARDMHNMPKEKFVIGKPSPPEQNGGKKDMDEMNDDEMK from the coding sequence ATGAAAAGAATCATGTTATTTTGCATGGCGTTAATTTTATTGGCTGGATGCGGCAAGGAAGAGGAAATTCCGAAAATGTTGAATGTCGATTTAGCTGTCGATCCAATTCATGGCAAAGTGAATGAGCCTGTGAAGTTTCAGGCAAAAGTTACTTATGGGGATGAAGAAGTGACAGATGCGGATGATGTCAGCTTTGAAATTTGGCTTGCAAATAGCAAAGACCATGAAAAGATTCCTGCAAAACATAAAGAAAACGGAATTTATGAATTGAAAAAGACTTTTGAAGAAGAAGGAACCTATTATGTATATGCCCACGTAACAGCAAGGGATATGCACAACATGCCAAAGGAGAAATTCGTCATAGGCAAACCAAGCCCTCCTGAACAAAATGGTGGAAAAAAGGATATGGACGAGATGAATGATGATGAAATGAAATGA
- a CDS encoding sensor histidine kinase, which translates to MINKWRSLSFKLWLTIITAIILSVLFAYSLSQYYYKNLYVEKLKTDLVNEASLLGEDYTGGEISEDFKQKVEWFNSKNDSEVFVVSNPRELSACLPFEINYDTLISEEERQMLLDGKAVEKEGYEKRFEKNIVAAIIPLIDGNRLEGIIYTYIPVDSITVLLKEFAAKWMAAVLLFLIVAIFFTTKWLKKLISPIKDIETAAHRVSEGNYDIQVQVRSHDEIGKLAKAFNDMANSIHLEEERKKEFLENVAHELRTPLSYVRGYTQAILDGVVKNDEEERKYLQLISREALRLQRLVGDLMDLSKMDSDPFMLFKTPIAFAQFIEDVLVIYEPIIKEKQLDLKINLDPDPIIIGDEGRMEQILHNIFDNAIQYTEPGGSINITLIQHKENCELVVTDTGNGIPEADLPYVMNRFYRVNKARSRFDGGSGLGLSIVKKLVELQNGNIEIESKEKIGTKVRVVLPIIGEELNS; encoded by the coding sequence ATGATTAATAAATGGAGGTCCCTCTCTTTTAAATTATGGCTTACCATCATCACCGCCATCATCCTGTCCGTGCTGTTCGCTTACTCCCTTTCCCAATATTATTATAAAAATCTTTATGTGGAGAAGCTTAAAACAGATTTAGTCAATGAAGCGTCATTGCTTGGTGAGGATTATACCGGCGGTGAAATCAGTGAAGACTTCAAGCAAAAAGTTGAATGGTTTAACAGTAAGAATGACAGCGAGGTCTTTGTCGTCAGCAATCCCAGGGAATTGAGTGCCTGTCTCCCTTTTGAAATCAATTATGACACCCTCATTTCTGAAGAAGAACGGCAAATGCTTTTAGACGGGAAAGCCGTTGAAAAAGAGGGGTACGAGAAAAGGTTTGAAAAGAACATCGTAGCGGCCATCATACCCCTGATTGACGGAAATCGCCTCGAAGGCATCATCTATACGTATATTCCAGTGGATTCTATTACGGTCTTGCTTAAGGAATTTGCTGCAAAGTGGATGGCAGCGGTTCTTTTATTCTTGATTGTCGCGATTTTTTTTACTACGAAATGGCTGAAAAAGCTAATCAGTCCAATCAAGGACATCGAGACTGCTGCCCATCGAGTCTCAGAGGGCAATTATGACATACAGGTTCAGGTAAGGAGTCATGATGAAATAGGTAAACTGGCAAAAGCCTTTAATGATATGGCTAACTCCATCCATTTGGAAGAAGAAAGAAAAAAAGAGTTTCTTGAAAATGTTGCACATGAGCTTAGAACCCCGCTTAGTTACGTAAGGGGATACACGCAGGCCATTTTGGATGGTGTAGTGAAAAATGATGAAGAGGAGCGTAAATACCTTCAACTCATTTCAAGGGAAGCTCTTAGGCTGCAGCGGCTTGTAGGAGATTTGATGGATTTATCAAAAATGGATAGTGATCCATTCATGTTATTTAAAACCCCGATTGCCTTTGCTCAATTTATTGAAGATGTTCTAGTGATTTATGAACCTATAATAAAAGAAAAGCAATTGGACTTGAAAATCAATCTGGATCCGGACCCGATTATTATTGGGGATGAAGGCAGGATGGAACAAATCTTACATAACATTTTTGACAATGCCATTCAGTATACGGAGCCTGGAGGATCAATCAATATTACCTTGATTCAGCATAAAGAAAATTGCGAACTGGTGGTTACTGACACGGGTAATGGGATTCCTGAAGCGGATCTACCATATGTAATGAATCGCTTTTACCGGGTGAACAAAGCACGCAGCCGTTTTGATGGCGGGTCAGGGCTTGGGCTGTCCATCGTCAAAAAATTGGTGGAATTGCAAAATGGCAATATCGAAATAGAAAGTAAAGAAAAAATAGGAACAAAAGTCAGGGTAGTGCTACCTATAATAGGAGAAGAATTGAATTCATAA
- a CDS encoding response regulator transcription factor, translated as MHVYTILVVDDEEDMRNLVEMYLLNSGYRCLQAANGKEAISMVETHEVDLILLDIMMPGMDGFSVCEKIRDNWEIPVIFVSAKGEEWDMVKGLKLGGDDYIVKPFNPGELVARVEAVLRRTGKLSLKEEDLNQVRFGKISLNLQSRTVLVEGTPINLTLKEFELLLFLMRHKSQALSREQLLENVWSGEYGGSLRTVDTHIKTLRMKLSAADYIQTVWGIGYKIEEKK; from the coding sequence ATGCATGTTTACACCATTTTAGTCGTGGATGATGAAGAGGATATGCGAAATCTAGTTGAAATGTATTTGCTGAACTCAGGTTATCGATGCCTTCAAGCTGCGAATGGAAAAGAAGCCATTAGTATGGTTGAAACACATGAAGTGGATTTAATCCTACTGGATATCATGATGCCAGGTATGGATGGTTTCTCGGTATGTGAAAAGATTCGTGATAATTGGGAGATCCCTGTAATATTTGTCAGTGCGAAAGGTGAAGAGTGGGATATGGTGAAAGGGCTGAAGCTCGGCGGGGACGATTATATCGTCAAACCGTTCAATCCAGGAGAATTGGTCGCTAGGGTCGAAGCGGTATTGCGAAGGACAGGCAAACTATCATTGAAAGAAGAGGATCTAAACCAAGTGCGATTCGGTAAAATTAGCTTAAACTTACAATCCAGAACGGTTTTGGTGGAAGGGACCCCTATCAATTTAACCTTGAAAGAATTCGAGTTGCTCTTATTCCTCATGCGTCATAAAAGTCAGGCACTTAGCCGTGAACAACTGCTTGAAAATGTATGGAGCGGGGAGTATGGGGGGTCTTTACGTACCGTGGATACCCATATCAAAACTTTACGAATGAAATTAAGCGCGGCCGATTACATTCAAACCGTCTGGGGAATCGGGTATAAGATAGAGGAAAAGAAATGA
- a CDS encoding YncE family protein, which translates to MRWGIGLFLAILLLTGCNGSNTFTKINKSKSFLATVNIKDTSLTFIDENYHPFAKWDISEPFTGALLLADKDTILLYGKDMEKVQVYSLSEGKLINSWEIGKGIVNMQLLHDGKSIVAVNQSNHSIYFLNDKGEEQDIVSVGKSPLTVLQGVQANRLYVINFGDTKCSVINLETKKVEFEFPIHSSSTGSLLREEKDEIWIGGHGHGDQVEEDLYIYSAKTGELKKKLKAPTMPIKFLENAEGIFVLSHGTSSLYKLNDQYEEVKSKVVGVNPFEMANFNEDVVVAGYDSDEVYVVDAGTVDVKKTIKVGEGPFQLMLRE; encoded by the coding sequence ATGAGGTGGGGCATTGGGCTTTTTCTTGCCATCTTACTGCTTACTGGGTGTAATGGCAGTAATACATTTACAAAAATAAATAAAAGTAAATCTTTCTTGGCGACAGTCAATATCAAGGATACCTCCCTGACTTTCATAGATGAAAACTATCATCCATTTGCCAAATGGGATATTTCAGAACCATTTACCGGAGCCCTGCTCCTGGCAGACAAAGATACTATCCTGCTTTATGGAAAGGATATGGAGAAAGTCCAAGTGTACTCTTTATCAGAAGGAAAACTGATAAACAGTTGGGAAATTGGGAAAGGAATCGTCAATATGCAGTTATTACATGATGGAAAAAGCATCGTGGCAGTCAATCAATCGAATCACTCCATTTATTTTTTAAATGATAAAGGAGAGGAACAGGATATAGTCAGTGTCGGTAAAAGCCCATTGACCGTTCTTCAGGGAGTGCAAGCGAATCGCTTGTATGTAATTAATTTTGGGGATACCAAATGTTCAGTGATAAATCTTGAAACGAAAAAGGTTGAATTCGAATTTCCCATACATAGTTCCAGCACTGGCTCATTATTGAGGGAAGAAAAGGATGAAATATGGATCGGAGGACACGGTCATGGAGATCAAGTGGAAGAAGATCTATATATTTATTCGGCAAAAACGGGAGAGTTGAAGAAAAAGTTGAAGGCTCCCACCATGCCGATAAAGTTCCTGGAGAATGCTGAAGGCATTTTTGTCCTTAGTCATGGCACAAGCTCCTTATATAAATTGAATGATCAATATGAGGAAGTGAAAAGCAAGGTGGTCGGCGTCAACCCTTTTGAAATGGCGAACTTTAACGAAGATGTGGTCGTAGCTGGATATGATAGTGATGAAGTGTATGTAGTGGATGCTGGAACAGTCGATGTTAAAAAAACGATCAAAGTCGGCGAAGGTCCATTCCAATTGATGTTGAGGGAGTAG